The sequence AGGTTTTATAAATAGAAATCAACTCAGAGCGGCGTTTCAGAAAATAAATCCAAGTGTAGCGAGAATGATCATcaataaaaatgacataatatttaTATCCACCTTTTGACACAAAAGGTGCAGGACCCCAAATATCAGAGTGAACCAAATCAAAGGGTTTAACAGAATGAGAATTACTAGTAAAATATGGaagttgtatttgttttccaagatGACAACCCTTACAATGAAAATCAGACTCAACCAAAGTATGACCTAAGCAACCTGACTTTATTAGTGTAGACAATCTAGATCCACACAAATGACCTAGACGATGATGCCACTGGGCAAAAGACGCAACATAAGCAAGGGTAGCTGAAAGCATATGTGCTGGAGATGTAGCCAAGGAAGGAAGCCGCAAAGAGTCCAAGATGTAGAGGCGAGGAGCAGCTCTACGGCGACGGCCAGTCCCAATCACTTCCCCTGTGCGAAGGTCCTGtacaaaacaagatgagtcatcaaATCCGACAAAGCAATTATGATCCGTAATTTGGCCTACAGAAAGAAGATCCATAGATAGCTCAGGGATGAAGAAAATATTAGGTACTGTAAAGTGCGGATCTGAAAGAGAACCCTTATGCGTAATGTGGCATACAGTACCATCAGCTGTCTGCACTGAAGCACCATCTGTGACAGGTGTAGTAGAAGCCAACTTTGACTGATCAGATGTGACATGAAAGGAAGCTCCTAAATCAAGTACCCAGGCCGACTCTAAAGTACAGGCGGACGAAGTGGCAGCAACAGCAACTGAGCCTCTATTAGATGGTCCTTGACCACGACCGCGAGCAGCACGTCGTGCACGGAAATCAGTCAACTTATCAGGGAACTTGACAAAGCAAAGCTCAGATCGATGATTGGTCTTGCCACAATGATCACAAGGCTTAAAAATATTCTTAGGTTTCTGGGCAGCAACCAACACACTGTGAGGATTACCACCAGTAGAGGACAGAGAATGAAGACGAGTCTCTTCAGCAAGTAAATCAGACAACGCCTTAGCCATTGTGAGAGTGTCAGAACCCTGAAGTAAACGAGCACGAAGAGAATCAAACTCGGCCCGAACGCCCATAACAAATCTGTAAGTGAAGAACTTCTCAATAAACTGATGAGCCGGACACGGATCAACAGTACAAGCTGGCACCATAGATGTCAAAGCACTCATCAGACGATCAAAAGCTGAGTAGTACTCATCAATGCTCATATCATTTTGCTCAATAACATGTGTCTGCTGCATGAGAGTGTGTAATAGAGCACCACTGTCCTGAACAAAACGCTCCTTCAAATGAGACCAGATGGCTTTGGCAGTTTTAAATTTAGACAAACTCATAATCATAGACGGTTTGACGCTGTTCACCATAGCAGCCATCACTTTACCATCATTAATCTGCCATGTTTTGATATCAGCAGCATTGCGACGATCATCCGCAAGTACGGGTGCCGCATCAGTCAAATGAAAGAGTAATCCATATCCTCTGAGTGCAGTCTCAACACAGAAAGCCCACTCCGGATAATTGTGTCCATCAAGAGTGATATTGACCACAATAGCATTTGTCGTCATATTGAATTCAATGAAAAACAGGAAGAACAGGAGACTGGAAACCAAGCAAACCAGAGGAACCGCAGCTGACAGCAGTCCGAGTTGGATGAGCTGACGAAGGTCTTGGTCGCGGAAGCCGAGTTGATCAGTCTACCCGCAATGGTAGCCACCGGCGCACGGCGCAGATGGCGACGAGGCAGGGTGCAGTGGACGGCGACGCAGATCCGGATCCGCAGACTATTTGCGGTGTGCTGCAGGCGGACGGCTACAGGGTGCAGTAGGCGGACGACGAAGGACAGCAGCCTGGCGCAACACTGCTGGGAACGGCAGCCTGGCGCAGCACTGCTGGGAACTGCGCCCTGGCACAGCAGGCACGGCAGACAGCAGTGGACAGCGGCGGCCAGGGGCGGACAGCAGTGGACAACACTGCTGGGAACTGCGCCCTGGCACAGCAGGCACGGCGGACAGCGGCGGCCAGGGGCGGACAACAGTGGACAGCGGCGGCCAGGAAGGGTAGATCAACGACGGCGGATGGGCAGCAGCCAGGATCCGCGAGGATGGCCGTGGAACGGGACAAGATCCGCGACGGCGGATGGGCAGCGACGCAGATCTGGACGAGGGCAGCGCAGACGAGCtctgggcggcggcggcgcggatcTGGACGAGGGCGGCGAACGGGCGGCGGCTGGATCTGAGCGGCGGCGACGCAGACGAGCTCGCAGCGACGGGATCCAGCAAACGGGCGATGGCCGGATCTGGGCGGCAGCGGGCGGGATCCGCGCAGATGAGGCCGCAGGCGGTAGGGCCACGACGGCGGCGGAGAAGACCACGACGGCGGCAAAGGGGACCGCGACGGCGGCCGGAAGGAGAGATGGTGGCTGGAAAAAAAAATCTAAGAAACCCTAATCGTGACCTCCTCTGATACCATGTAACTAACCTTGATTAGATGAGATGATAGCCCCCTTGGGTACTGTAGCATATATATAGGCAGACCATAATATATGGGCCTTAATGGGCCTTAACAGTTAAAACCACTAATAAATCGACCGCATtttgatagtttcagagcccaaatttgggaattctctttaagaaaaacttttagtttttcttggtaccttttaatgggtatttacttgtaattgtctgttaaatagattgggagaggtggttgtccggatataagtcgaatctctgatgtgcagtatctcaggctgagtttagctgtaggtcatgaagagttgagggctataaagataaatttgggtgcaactttattgcagaagtcgtggacaatttccaaacttttccaacgcgtgttcgttgtagttttaagttgagtatagcaggagttatagtattttgaattttagttgtccattgtttctaacctatcagttttgcaacaaagcagttgcattgttttatcggtttggaaaccaattctgagacactcattataataaaagttttagggaatgttataatcttttcaatgagtttatatttgtaaaattttgttagatgcagagagttatgaggttttgaatttatgggtcatgttccgtcaggttctggtggcagatcatgtatgtcgccttacaagccaaattaaaaaaaatggagataaaataaaaatttgtttatcctttgaatacaaaagttgtaggtcatgaagtttagatgattttacaatatttctttgttatcgttgcttttatagtgaaagaggtagagacagaatgagcatttgtgctgttgattgtcaattttctatttAGGGATATTTCTTTGGGAGTTTGGTTTAGTTATGGTGAGCTCTTCGTAATCCATGTTAATTATGTTGTATGGTGGGAGGGAATAGATGTAGTGGTTGTGATAGTTATCTTGTTATTGTATATGCGGAGCGTGGGCTGAAATAGAGAGTTAGCGAGGGATATTTGAATAGGCCAGTACGTATTGTTGTGAAGCCATGTTTTCTGGTCTTGGCGTGTTTGcgtaagtatgaaatagttacgtcgtgtgaagtctcggtggagatgaagattgtgtgagttattggatggatatatatatgcatagtataattaaaaaaagagagagttcttcgatgggatgatataatgtatagaatgtgcttggatggatATATGCAGGGGCGGATGCACGCCCAGGGACACCCGGGCATCGGCCCGGGGCCTGGCCCAACTAGCTACATTAGGCCCATATAGGAAATGAATAGTTTTTTCCTGTGAACTCCATCTCTCCGTGGTTCTGTCCGCAGTCCGCCAGCCGTCAAACCTCAAGCGCCAAGTGAAACCCTCGTACCTCAGCTCGGTGGCCGTGCAGCGCGCCGCCTTCTTGCTCAGCTCGGCGCTCCGAGCTCCGGCGACCAGCGTCGCCCACGGGCCACGGGCCACAGGCCCACAGCTCAGCTGCCGCAGTGCCAGCCACGGCTCAGCTGGGCTCAGCTGCCGCAGCCCGCACTCCCGCAGTGCCTGCTCGCTGCTGCTCGGCAGTCGGCACGGTCGCACGACGGCGGGCGGCGGCCAGTGCTCGCCGCCATCTCCGGCGACTCGCCCCCCTCTGGCCATCCCCCACCGCGGCGAGCCAGCAACCGACGCTCTCAGGCTCTTAGCCTCCTCAAGTCTGTCGCCGCCCAGCAGAACAGAGAGCCAGAGAAGGTAGTATATGGTGTTAAATTATTAATTGTGTTCAATAAAATTATGATGAAGTTGTGAAGATATTTATTTATGTTATTGTGTGCAGAATATTGTGTTGTTTAGATTAGAGGATGAAGAGGAATAGAACATTGAGGTCATTTTTTTCTCCGGCAATAACACCTGTTACGGTTATGCCACCACCATCACAAGAAAATGCCAACATCAATATTGAACAATCGATAGAAACCAATGGTAGTAATGTGCACAATGATGTCCCTAATGAAATGAGTATAGATCCTCCAGTTGAAGAAACCACACCTACTCTCAATGAAAGTGGAGTGTTATTGTTTGATGCTGCAGAAATTGTTTCTGATCCAGGGCTTAGAAAACCAATTGAGGAATATCACATAAACATTAGAGATGCCATTAGAAGAGAATATTTGTTAAGAGGTCCATGTCAACCAATTGGTCATGTATATCCAAAAAAGACACAGAGTGGCCGAGAAAGAAACTTTCGTGATGCATGGTTTCAAAAATATCCTTGGTTGGAATATAGTGTTAGCAAAGATGCAGCTTTCTGTTTTTATTGCTATCTTTTCAAACAACCAAGGCCTGATAATTTTGGTGTGGAAGGTTTCACAAACAAAGGGGTTAGTAATTGGAAAAATGCGACCCAAATATTTGCCGAGCATGTTGGTAAAGTGGATAGCTTGCATAataaagctagaaaacattgtgaGGATTTTAGAAATCAAAGGCAAAGTGTGCGACATGTGATATCGACTGGATCAACAAAGCAAGAAGAGGCATATTTGGGTCGTCTCACTGTTGTGCTGGCTGTTGTGAGATTTCTTTTATTGCAAGCTCTTGCTTTTCGTGGTCATGATGAGTCTTACACATCTTCCAATAAAGTAAATTATCTTGAATTGATGGATTGGTTGAAAAAGAGGGACAAAGATGCCAAAAACTTACTTGACAATGCTCCCGGAAATAATTTACTGACTTCACCAACAATACAAAAGGAGTTGTGTGAGGCTTGTGCAAAACAGACTACTAAAGCCATCTTGGATGATATTGGGGATAAAAAGTTCTCTATTCTTGTTGATGAGTCTAGAGATGCATCTATCAAAGAGCAAATGGCAGTTGTTGTGAGGTTAGTTGCTATCTTGCTACTTTATTTGTTGACATCTGTTTTATATTAATTAATGTGGCACCACTTACTATTGTTGTCCTTATGTTGACACAGATACGTTGATAGCAAAGGGCTTGTAATTGAGAGATTTCTTGGCATTGAGCATGTTCTTGACACAACATCAATGGCACTAAAGAGAGCTTTGGATGCTATGCTTAATGATCATGGTTTATCTATCCATAATATAAGAGGGCAAGGGTATGATGGCGCATCTAATATGAGAGGTGAATTCCATGGGCTACAAAGACTGGTATTAGATGAAAATTCCTATGCCTTTTATATTCACTGCTTTGCCCACCAGTTGCAGTTAGTGGTTGTTTCAGTTGCGAAGTGTTGTTCTTCTATCATGGATTTTTTAACTACACAACTTTGATTATTAACACTGTTAATGCATCTTGTAAGAGGCATGACCAATTGGCCCAAGAACATCATGATAATCTAGTGAAAGGATTAGAGAACGAAGAAATTTTTTCTGGAAGAGGGAAAAATCAAGAAACAAATCTTACAAGACCTGGAGATACTCATTGGGGATCACATCATAAAACTTTGTGTCGTTTACAACTcatgtggcaagccgtgttggaAGTGTTAGAGAATATATGTGATGATGGCCCTACGTCATCAACCAAAACATGTGCAGCAGGATTGATAAAACAAATGGAGAGTTTTGAATTTGTGCTCATTATGCATATTATGATTCAATTGTTGGGTAAGACTAATGATTTGTCACAATGCTTGCAAAAGAAGGACCAAAATATAGTTCGTGCTGTATCATTGATTGAAGTTACATTGCAGAAAGTTATTAACTTTAGAGAACATGGTTGGGAGGATCTATTTGAAGAGACAAAAGCATTTTGTCTCAAGCATAATATTATAGTGCCAAATATGTTGGATACAATTGCAGCTAGGGGTCGCTCGAGGGGTCGTGGAGGCCAGCTAGTGACTTACCAACATCATTTTCATCATGTGATATATAATGTGGTACTTGACCAACTTATTGTGGAATTAAACAATCGCTTTGGTGAAAGATCTACAGAACTATTGAAATGCTTTGCCTGTCTTGATCCTAGAAATTCTTTCGCCAACTTTGATATAGATAAGTTGGTTCAGCTTGCCAAACTATATGTTGCTGACTTCTTCCCATATGATTTGATTTGCTTGAGGGAGCAACTTGAGACATTCATTGTTGAAGTGAGAGGTGATCCAGAATGGTCAAGTTGTACTGATCTTGGTATGATTGCACAATTGATGGTTAAAAGTGGAAAGCATGGTGACTTACAGTTGGTGTATCGTCTCATTGAGTTGGTGTTAGTATTGCCGGTGGCAACAGCATCTGTAGAAAGGGCATTTTCTGCTATGAGTATTATCAAAACTGAGTTGCGGAATAAGATGGCTGATGATTGGCTAAATCACCGCATGGTGTGTTATATTGAGAGGGATATATTTACAACTATTGAAGATGAAAAGATATTAAAACATTTTCAAGATATGAGGACCCGCAGAATTAATCTACCTCGTTCTAGTGGTATTTACAAAATCGTTGTTCTAAATTTGCTTTACATTACTATACTATAGTTGCTGATTTCTTTTTCATGCCTCTAATTTGTGCTTTTATATTTTTTCAGTGGCTTCCAACTCTGTACTTGAAACAATTGTTGAATAATGAAGATATTTGCTCCATGATGGCGCCAATTGTATGTTATCTATCTGTAAGTTAAATTTTATTGTACCTTTGCACTATGTTATATTTTGTTATCCTTTTCTTAATTAAGTTTGGCCCGGGGCTTGGGTAAATCCTGGATCCGCCACTGGATATATGGGCAGGCATAGTATGCTTAAATCGATTCttgcttgcatgatgtgagatcaggcttaaaatgatttaaaaagtaagcatattgcttatacccttatgttggctctaagtgtctcgtaatgaagaacctaaaattattagtccttcgatgaacgcttaattttagaagagtatagaacctgaataaatctattgcttgatgtttgggactacatgaccagttttggttatgccgctagttcaatgaattacaccatgttttcggtagaggtgttgtatataaaagttgtagccaacttctacatcttacttgtgtaaaatttcatgaccataggtctagtagtttgggagttatgattttctcaagtctagtcttggaatctgtccggattctgtacagatttcgaaactgaccttgtttgcccaagttaaacaTCGAATCAGTTCTtctaaattataaagaagtggtagtactttccttaagatttccaacaaattttggatcaccctttttggtgacctataagttaagctacagctgttttaattggaatctttgaatctatccaaatttggacagcaaaacctttcttatgtcttttggtcttgatatgcattgaattaacctgataggtttataaatgaaatatagaaaattttactggctttctaaaaagtctaggagcgcctgaattggatgactgagactccaattatggatttttgaagtgagtagttgaattctgtccaagtctggacaaaatttacgtttcgcattgtttggcctttctaagtgtcaaatcttgtggtgatgataataccaagggtatagtggactttgtaagctttccataaagtcctagtttacttctcttggatgcatattttgtgagttatgaggaaaacaaataaccgttgtgctgctgtctagaaatatgcaagcattaaattgatcttttgaagttactcttgtttggataggtttggtttaggctatttgagcacaatatgtattgcattcatatatatattcattgaagtacttgcatgtgtcaatgttgatttggtgtcaggaaagctttgtccgagttatataggacagtctactatcttagcccgagttggcagcttagcttagcacctacaattgtcggagtctatgatcagagtacaccatgtattccatgtctttatgttgaggaagtatttgcggaatccagaccatcaaatcgagctagagccgattcctgtgt is a genomic window of Zea mays cultivar B73 chromosome 5, Zm-B73-REFERENCE-NAM-5.0, whole genome shotgun sequence containing:
- the LOC103626935 gene encoding uncharacterized protein encodes the protein MTTNAIVVNITLDGHNYPEWAFCVETALRGYGLLFHLTDAAPVLADDRRNAADIKTWQINDGKVMAAMVNSVKPSMIMSLSKFKTAKAIWSHLKERFVQDSGALLHTLMQQTHVIEQNDMSIDEYYSAFDRLMSALTSMVPACTVDPCPAHQFIEKFFTYRFVMGVRAEFDSLRARLLQGSDTLTMAKALSDLLAEETRLHSLSSTGGNPHSVLVAAQKPKNIFKPCDHCGKTNHRSELCFVKFPDKLTDFRARRAARGRGQGPSNRGSVAVAATSSACTLESAWVLDLGASFHVTSDQSKLASTTPVTDGASVQTADGPSHRGSDWDWPSP